A region of Haliotis asinina isolate JCU_RB_2024 chromosome 7, JCU_Hal_asi_v2, whole genome shotgun sequence DNA encodes the following proteins:
- the LOC137290355 gene encoding RING finger and CHY zinc finger domain-containing protein 1-like yields MSGDDQHRVDYRCKHYRRNCKYIAPCCDQVYMCRICHDDKENHEMDRKQVKEVLCLKCHTKQKFQQTCEKCGGLFGKYCCNICHLLDNEDKQQFHCDKCGICRVGGQENFFHCEKCDICLSNNLKGNHKCVERVSHDSCPICLDFLHTSRRDLHIPPCGHLIHRECFDDLLQTGNYACPVCNQSLVKMDKVWESVDQEIANTQMPDEYKDMDVDILCRDCHKESNIKWHVLGLKCTHCGSYNTCRK; encoded by the exons ATGTCTGGCGATGATCAACATCGTGTGGACTATCGCTGTAAACATTACAGGAGAAATTGCAAATACATT GCACCATGTTGTGACCAAGTGTACATGTGTCGAATCTGCCACGATGACAAGGAGAATCATGAAATGGACCGTAAGCAGGTGAAGGAAGTTTTGTGTCTGAAATGTCACACAAAACAAAAG TTTCAGCAAACGTGTGAGAAGTGTGGTGGCTTGTTTGGCAAGTACTGCTGCAATATCTGCCATCTTCTTGATAATGAGGACAAGCAGCAGTTCCACTGTGACAAGTGTGGTATATGCAG AGTTGGTGGACAAGAGAACTTCTTTCACTGCGAAAAATGTGATATATGTCTTTCCAACAATCTCAAAGGCAATCACAAG TGTGTGGAGAGAGTGTCCCATGACTCCTGCCCCATCTGCTTGGACTTCCTGCATACATCCAGACGAGACCTCCACATCCCACCATGTGGCCATCTCATTCACAg aGAGTGCTTTGATGATCTACTACAAACAgg AAACTATGCCTGTCCAGTGTGTAACCAGTCACTTGTGAAGATGGATAAAGTGTGGGAGAGTGTGGATCAAGAAATCGCCAACACACAGATGCCTGATGAATACAAAGACATGGATGTCGACATTCTTTGTAGAGACTGTCATAAG GAAAGCAATATCAAATGGCATGTTTTGGGTCTCAAGTGCACTCATTGTGGGTCGTACAACACATGTCGCAAATAG